A window of Oceanispirochaeta sp. M1 genomic DNA:
GTAACAAGGGAGCCCTGCACCATGAGCTTGTGTCTCTTATCAAAGACTTTCTAAGGGAATTCTCTCATACATTTCCTGGAATGACACTTCCTGATGCAGAACCCCAGGAGCTGGGCATGGGGTTTGAGCCCCGACAGTCAGGATCAGCTGCTGCAGCCGGTCCTGCCGCCGCAAAGGAAAGAATTAACTGGCAGCCTCCTTCCGGGGGACAATTCCCCGGGGGAAATAACTCTTCAGGCCGACGACAGTCAGGGCATCAGAGCTATCCCGCCACTCCCGAGGCCCAGACCCGGCGCTTCACTGAACTGGTTAAAGAGACTCCCCCCCTGCGCAGTCATCTACATCCCGATAACGGGACGGCCCCCATGGCCCCGCCCCAGGAAGCCATAAGCGGTTCAATCCGTTATATGGGTCAGATCATGGGTGTATTTCTCCTGGCGGAAATAGAGGACGCTCTCTATATTCTAGACCAGCATGCAGCCCATGAAAAACTCCTCTACAACAGATACCGCAGCGAGATTCCTGCCCGTCAGGATCTGCTTATCCCCTTTGAATTTGAAGCCGGTGAGGAAGAAATTCGTTTTATGGAAGCCCACAGAAAGCTCTTCGAGGACCTGGGTATTGCCTTCGGACCCGGTACAGAAGAGGGGATATGGGAGATTACAGCCCTGCCCCGGGCAGCACTCTCCATGGAAGAGGATATCGTAGACTTCCTGAGATGCAGAAAAGGAAGCCCCGCAGAGCTGCAGAAAGAGCTCTATGCCACCATGAGCTGCCGCAACGCCATAAAAGAGGGAGATTCCATTGATCCCGGAGCTGCACTGAAACTTCTGAAGGGAGCCCTTGCTCTGGAGAATCCACGCTGTCCCCACGGACGCATAATGTGGTTCCGCCTGAGCCGTGATGAGCTCTACGGACTTGTAGGCCGACTGGTATAACCTTTGATCCGCAATTATTGACCTCCTATTCCCAGTTTGTTCAGTTGATGGATTTCTCAGAGCTGATACCATTGAATCAAAGCTCTGGGAGGATTCAGAATGTTAGTAAAAGTTGATGCAAAACGGGGAAATCCCGTTAAAGCCGGTGAGAGGATTCAGGCACTTATTGAGAGAAGCCATACTCTGGCAGTTGAAAATAAAAGAAATGTATATGTTGATAATGCGGAGTTTCTGGTCTATCACTGGTCAGGTGAGGCAGCAGCCTTCAGTCCCAATACGGGGGATCTCTCTGCAGATGAAGAGTTAA
This region includes:
- the mutL gene encoding DNA mismatch repair endonuclease MutL, which gives rise to MQSEMQSQVKVLKESVARKIAAGEVIDRPNSIVRELMDNAIDAGSTRLDLTLEGGGIDRIRLVDNGRGMSRDDLTLCCMPHATSKIETEDDLMTIKSLGFRGEALSSIAASSRLEIISTRNDETSKLSIQDGRLTDPVPWRGDRGTIVDARDLFYSIPARRKFLKRPASEGTLCRKTFLEKALPFPEIHFQLINNGKIRDVLPPSSLKERVVAAYGDACPAGMMEERKTFMDGAEITIVAARPEWNRNDRRYMQVFANNRRIDEYAFVQAMQYGYDEILPGGVFPLCFAFLQVDPALVDFNIHPAKREARFRNKGALHHELVSLIKDFLREFSHTFPGMTLPDAEPQELGMGFEPRQSGSAAAAGPAAAKERINWQPPSGGQFPGGNNSSGRRQSGHQSYPATPEAQTRRFTELVKETPPLRSHLHPDNGTAPMAPPQEAISGSIRYMGQIMGVFLLAEIEDALYILDQHAAHEKLLYNRYRSEIPARQDLLIPFEFEAGEEEIRFMEAHRKLFEDLGIAFGPGTEEGIWEITALPRAALSMEEDIVDFLRCRKGSPAELQKELYATMSCRNAIKEGDSIDPGAALKLLKGALALENPRCPHGRIMWFRLSRDELYGLVGRLV